The following are from one region of the bacterium genome:
- a CDS encoding sigma 54-interacting transcriptional regulator, translating to MLSELPVLRAIVEGTAQAIGEDFFQLLVKNLSLATGAANAFIAQFADDKTRVRTLAFWMDGKIIDNQEWELEGTPCKDVIYGKFCHYPSEVWKLFPKSQGIESFLGVPLQDVEGNVLGHLAIFDCSPMPEEPQLLYTFKIFAARATAELRRIQAVDQLRQSEERFRDLFEAAPIAYVHEDVESRFISANRAARQILGITPEQVPGMVGISLVPDTPDAQRRVKEAFASIGKGTDTSGVELELRRKDNGKPIWIQWWSKPDPGGLYTRTMFVDITERVLLEQEQSRLKAQNLYLQEEIKSAHNFDEIIGRSPALQSLLNQVQRVAMTDASVLIQGESGTGKELIARAIHSASHRKNNPLIKVNCAALPSGLVESELFGHE from the coding sequence TTGTTATCCGAACTGCCAGTATTACGGGCAATCGTAGAAGGCACCGCACAAGCCATTGGCGAAGACTTCTTTCAATTATTGGTGAAAAATCTGAGTCTTGCCACCGGTGCCGCCAACGCCTTCATTGCTCAATTTGCCGATGACAAAACCCGGGTGCGCACGCTGGCTTTCTGGATGGATGGCAAAATTATCGATAATCAGGAATGGGAACTGGAAGGGACACCGTGCAAAGACGTGATATACGGTAAATTCTGTCACTATCCGTCAGAAGTCTGGAAACTGTTCCCTAAATCACAAGGAATTGAAAGTTTTTTGGGCGTGCCGTTGCAGGATGTTGAGGGCAATGTACTAGGCCATTTGGCGATATTCGATTGCAGTCCCATGCCCGAAGAGCCGCAACTCTTATATACCTTTAAAATCTTTGCGGCGCGTGCAACTGCAGAACTCAGACGGATTCAAGCAGTGGATCAGCTTCGTCAAAGCGAAGAACGGTTTCGGGATTTGTTCGAGGCAGCACCAATTGCTTACGTACACGAGGATGTTGAATCCCGGTTCATTAGCGCTAACCGGGCGGCCAGGCAAATACTGGGCATTACGCCCGAACAAGTGCCGGGCATGGTGGGTATTTCTTTAGTGCCGGACACGCCGGATGCCCAGCGTCGTGTTAAAGAAGCCTTCGCGTCCATCGGCAAAGGCACCGATACCTCCGGTGTCGAACTGGAGTTGCGTCGCAAGGATAATGGCAAGCCCATCTGGATTCAGTGGTGGTCAAAACCCGATCCCGGTGGGTTGTATACGCGTACCATGTTTGTGGATATTACCGAACGGGTCCTGTTGGAGCAAGAACAATCCAGACTCAAAGCGCAGAATCTTTACTTACAGGAAGAAATCAAATCGGCGCATAATTTCGACGAGATTATCGGCCGCAGTCCGGCTCTTCAGTCGTTATTAAATCAGGTTCAGCGCGTTGCCATGACCGATGCATCGGTATTGATTCAGGGTGAATCCGGCACCGGCAAGGAATTGATTGCTCGCGCCATCCATTCCGCCAGCCACCGCAAAAACAACCCGCTGATCAAAGTCAATTGCGCGGCCTTGCCATCGGGACTGGTGGAAAGTGAGTTATTCGGCCATGAAA